The following proteins come from a genomic window of Hymenobacter canadensis:
- a CDS encoding ABC transporter substrate-binding protein — protein sequence MQLPPLFPPLTVTDQMGRRVAVPFPPRRIVSLVPSQTELLFALGLGERVVGVTKFCIHPPEARQTATVIGGTKNFDFEKIADLRPDLIIGNKEENYQEGIEQLAAQFPVWMSDISNLDEALDMIRRVGFIGGRKEAAEQMAAQIAASFQQLPLPAELVPAAYFIWRKPYMVAATGTFIDDLLARGGFRNVFGHLARYPEVTPEQLQAAAPRQILLSSEPYPFKEKHLAEFQALCPQATIRIVDGELFSWYGSRLLESAAYLRSLQPVA from the coding sequence ATGCAACTCCCTCCCCTTTTCCCGCCGCTCACCGTCACGGACCAGATGGGCCGCCGGGTGGCGGTGCCGTTTCCGCCGCGCCGCATTGTGTCGCTGGTGCCTTCGCAGACGGAGCTGCTGTTTGCGCTGGGCCTCGGCGAACGGGTGGTAGGCGTCACGAAGTTCTGCATTCACCCGCCCGAGGCCAGGCAAACGGCCACGGTTATTGGGGGCACCAAGAATTTCGATTTCGAAAAGATTGCCGACCTCCGGCCCGATCTGATCATCGGAAACAAGGAAGAAAACTACCAGGAAGGCATCGAACAGCTGGCCGCACAGTTTCCGGTCTGGATGAGCGACATCAGCAACCTCGACGAGGCACTGGACATGATCCGGCGCGTCGGGTTCATCGGGGGCCGCAAGGAAGCCGCCGAGCAGATGGCCGCGCAGATTGCCGCGTCGTTTCAGCAGCTGCCGCTGCCGGCGGAGCTGGTGCCAGCCGCCTATTTCATCTGGCGCAAGCCCTACATGGTGGCTGCCACGGGCACCTTCATCGACGACCTGCTGGCACGCGGCGGCTTCCGCAACGTGTTCGGCCACCTGGCCCGCTACCCCGAAGTCACGCCCGAGCAGCTGCAGGCGGCCGCGCCCCGGCAGATTCTGCTGTCTTCGGAGCCCTACCCTTTTAAGGAAAAGCATCTGGCCGAGTTTCAGGCGCTCTGCCCGCAGGCCACCATACGCATCGTGGATGGGGAGCTGTTCAGCTGGTACGGCAGCCGGCTGCTGGAGTCGGCGGCGTATCTGCGGAGCCTGCAGCCTGTAGCATAG
- a CDS encoding M42 family metallopeptidase, translating to MRPESFDFLQKYLNNPSPTGFEKEGQKIWLDYIRPYIDEYFVDTYGTVVGVINPEAKYKVVIEAHADEISYFVNFITESGFLYLRKNGGSDPLVAPSKRVNIHTKKGIVKAVFGWPAIHVRKVEQDKAPTIETVFLDCGASSKEEVEQMGIHVGSVVTFEDEFMVLNDKFYVGRALDNRVGGFMIAEVARMLKENKKTLPFGLYIVNAVQEEIGLRGAEMVAHRIQPDVAIITDVTHDTQSPMYEKKTSGDIFCGKGPVITYGPAVQNNLRDLIIETAQSAEIPFQRAAATRATGTDTDAFAYSGSGVASALISLPLKYMHTTVETVHKDDVDSVTRLIYETLLRIEDGHDFRYFS from the coding sequence ATGCGCCCAGAAAGCTTCGATTTCCTCCAGAAATACCTCAACAACCCCTCTCCCACCGGTTTCGAGAAGGAAGGCCAGAAAATCTGGCTCGACTACATCCGGCCCTACATCGACGAGTATTTCGTGGATACCTATGGCACGGTGGTCGGCGTCATCAACCCCGAGGCCAAGTACAAAGTGGTGATTGAGGCACACGCCGACGAAATCAGCTACTTCGTGAACTTCATTACGGAGTCGGGCTTTTTGTACCTGCGCAAAAACGGCGGTTCCGACCCATTAGTGGCCCCGAGCAAGCGTGTGAATATTCACACCAAGAAGGGCATCGTGAAAGCGGTGTTCGGCTGGCCGGCCATCCACGTGCGCAAGGTGGAGCAGGACAAGGCGCCTACCATCGAAACCGTGTTCCTCGACTGCGGCGCTTCCAGCAAGGAAGAAGTGGAGCAGATGGGTATTCACGTGGGTTCCGTCGTCACGTTTGAGGACGAGTTCATGGTGCTCAACGACAAGTTCTACGTGGGCCGCGCCCTCGACAACCGGGTGGGCGGCTTCATGATTGCCGAGGTGGCCCGCATGCTCAAAGAGAACAAGAAAACGCTGCCCTTCGGCCTCTACATCGTGAATGCCGTGCAGGAGGAAATCGGGTTGCGCGGGGCCGAGATGGTGGCGCACCGCATTCAGCCCGATGTGGCCATCATCACGGACGTGACCCACGACACCCAGTCGCCGATGTATGAGAAGAAGACCAGCGGCGACATTTTCTGCGGCAAAGGCCCGGTGATTACCTACGGCCCGGCCGTGCAGAACAACCTGCGCGACCTGATCATCGAGACGGCCCAGAGCGCCGAAATTCCATTCCAGCGCGCCGCCGCTACCCGCGCCACCGGCACCGACACCGACGCCTTTGCCTACTCCGGTTCCGGCGTGGCTTCGGCCCTGATTTCACTGCCCCTCAAGTACATGCACACCACCGTCGAGACCGTGCATAAAGACGACGTAGACAGCGTAACGCGCCTGATCTACGAAACGCTGCTGCGCATCGAGGACGGCCACGATTTCCGCTACTTCAGTTAA
- a CDS encoding GNAT family N-acetyltransferase produces the protein MPITIRPSTLQDAPAIRRLYQRVSAESGGLARQPEEVTEEYVQHFLTRSLAKGVALVAERTGELVAEIHVYSPGLQIFAHVLGDLTVAIAPAAQGQGLGRRLFEELLTRVQARFPQVSRVELLVRESNARAIALYEKLGFRQEGRFEGRVAGAQGLEADVPMAWHAPMPAD, from the coding sequence ATGCCCATCACCATTCGTCCCTCCACGCTCCAGGATGCCCCGGCCATTCGGCGGCTGTACCAGCGCGTGTCGGCGGAAAGCGGCGGCCTGGCCCGGCAGCCCGAGGAGGTTACCGAGGAGTATGTGCAGCATTTTCTGACGCGCAGCTTAGCGAAGGGTGTGGCATTAGTGGCCGAACGCACCGGTGAACTGGTAGCAGAAATCCATGTGTACAGCCCCGGCCTGCAGATTTTTGCCCACGTCCTCGGCGACCTGACGGTGGCAATTGCGCCCGCCGCGCAGGGCCAGGGCCTGGGGCGGCGGCTATTTGAGGAGTTGCTGACCCGCGTTCAGGCCCGGTTTCCGCAGGTGAGCCGGGTAGAGCTACTGGTGCGGGAAAGCAACGCCCGGGCCATTGCGCTCTACGAAAAGCTGGGCTTCCGCCAGGAAGGCCGCTTCGAGGGGCGGGTAGCCGGCGCGCAGGGCCTGGAAGCGGATGTGCCGATGGCCTGGCACGCGCCGATGCCGGCAGATTAA
- a CDS encoding acyl-CoA carboxylase subunit beta has protein sequence MSDPHAEAQLSKIKILARKNEEALLGGGQARIDAQHKKGKLTARERIDLLFDEGSFEEIGKFVMHRSKDFGLDKEYYLGDGVITGYGTVNGRLVYAFSQDFTVFGGSLSETHAEKIVKIMDLAMKNGAPVLGLNDSGGARIQEGVVSLGGYADIFYKNTLASGVVPQLSAIMGPCAGGAVYSPAITDFILMVEDTSYMFVTGPNVVKTVTHENVTSEELGGASTHSAKSGVTHFSCANEVACINHLKQLLSYMPQNCEETAPMVPYEAGQDESRSVLDTIIPENPNQPYDMREVIDGLIDADSFLEVHKNFAENIVVGFARLGGRSIGIVGNQPAVLAGVLDINASTKAARFVRFCDSFNIPLLVLEDVPGFLPGTDQEWRGIITNGAKLLYAFCEATVPRITVITRKAYGGAYDVMNSKHIGADMNYAWPTAEIAVMGAKGAAEIIFKREIAQAEDPAAKLQEKVDEYQQKFATPYRAAHRGFVDEVILPSQTRQKLIRAFKMLENKVDTMPRKKHGNIPL, from the coding sequence ATGTCCGATCCGCACGCTGAAGCCCAACTGAGCAAAATCAAAATTCTCGCCCGTAAAAATGAGGAGGCCCTGCTCGGCGGCGGCCAGGCCCGCATCGATGCCCAGCACAAGAAAGGCAAGCTCACCGCCCGCGAGCGAATTGACCTGCTGTTCGACGAGGGCTCATTTGAGGAAATCGGCAAGTTTGTGATGCACCGCTCCAAGGATTTCGGCCTGGACAAGGAGTACTACCTCGGCGACGGTGTAATCACGGGCTACGGCACCGTTAACGGCCGGCTGGTGTACGCGTTTTCGCAGGATTTCACGGTGTTTGGTGGCTCGCTGAGCGAAACCCACGCCGAGAAAATCGTAAAAATCATGGACCTGGCCATGAAGAACGGGGCGCCTGTGCTCGGCCTTAATGATTCCGGCGGAGCCCGGATTCAGGAAGGCGTGGTGAGCCTCGGTGGCTACGCCGACATCTTCTACAAGAACACGCTGGCCTCGGGCGTGGTGCCGCAGCTCTCGGCCATCATGGGGCCGTGCGCGGGCGGCGCGGTATACTCGCCGGCCATCACCGACTTCATCCTGATGGTGGAGGACACGAGCTATATGTTCGTGACCGGGCCGAACGTGGTGAAGACCGTAACCCACGAAAACGTAACCAGCGAGGAACTGGGCGGCGCCAGCACCCACTCGGCCAAGAGCGGCGTCACGCATTTCTCGTGCGCCAACGAAGTGGCCTGCATCAACCACCTCAAGCAGCTGCTGAGCTACATGCCCCAGAACTGCGAGGAAACCGCCCCGATGGTGCCCTACGAGGCCGGTCAGGACGAAAGCCGTTCGGTGCTCGACACCATCATTCCCGAAAACCCGAACCAGCCCTACGACATGCGGGAGGTGATTGACGGCCTCATCGACGCCGACTCTTTCCTGGAGGTGCACAAGAATTTTGCCGAGAACATCGTGGTGGGTTTTGCCCGTCTGGGGGGCCGCAGCATCGGCATCGTGGGCAACCAGCCGGCGGTGCTGGCCGGCGTGCTCGACATCAACGCCAGCACCAAGGCGGCCCGCTTCGTGCGGTTCTGCGACTCGTTCAACATCCCGCTGCTGGTGCTGGAGGACGTGCCCGGCTTCCTGCCCGGCACCGACCAGGAGTGGCGCGGCATCATCACCAACGGCGCCAAGCTGCTCTATGCCTTCTGCGAAGCCACCGTGCCGCGCATCACCGTCATCACCCGCAAAGCTTATGGAGGGGCCTACGACGTGATGAACAGCAAGCACATCGGGGCCGACATGAACTACGCCTGGCCCACCGCCGAAATTGCGGTAATGGGCGCCAAGGGCGCCGCTGAAATCATCTTCAAGCGCGAAATTGCCCAGGCCGAAGATCCTGCCGCCAAGCTCCAGGAGAAGGTGGACGAGTACCAGCAGAAGTTTGCCACGCCTTACCGCGCCGCCCACCGGGGCTTCGTGGACGAGGTGATTCTGCCCTCCCAGACGCGCCAGAAGCTGATTCGGGCTTTCAAGATGCTGGAAAACAAGGTGGACACCATGCCGCGCAAGAAACACGGCAACATTCCGCTGTAA
- a CDS encoding ATP-dependent Clp protease ATP-binding subunit, translating to MEAKFSNRVKEVISLSREEAIRLGHDYIGTEHLLLGMIREGEGTAIGLLKKLGVSVDELKYALEQATRNTATQGTSITGSIPLTKQTEKVLKITYLEAKIFKSEIIGTEHLLLSILRDEDNISSQILSKFNVNYESVRDSLDYHGNTANNPTSGPEADDDDNDRLFGGGAGRGGAGAGATPKKGTEKSRTPVLDNFGRDLTKLAEDDKLDPIVGREKEIERVAQILSRRKKNNPILIGEPGVGKTAIAEGLALRIIQKKVSRVLFGKRVVTLDLASLVAGTKYRGQFEERMKAVMNELEKSPDVILFIDELHTIVGAGGASGSLDASNMFKPALARGEIQCIGATTLDEYRQYIEKDGALARRFQMVMVDPTTPEETIEILHNIKDKYQDHHHVVYTDKAIEACVKLSDRYMSDRFLPDKAIDILDEAGARVHINNIVVPEDILKLEEQIENIKGEKNRVVKSQKYEEAAKLRDTEKKLIDQLESAKKDWEEETKKKRYTVKEENVAEVIAMMTGIPVSRVAQNESSKLLKMGEELQGKVIGQDKAIKQLVKAIQRTRVGLKDPKKPIGSFVFLGPTGVGKTELAKVLATYLFDKEDSLVRIDMSEYMEKFSVSRLVGAPPGYVGYEEGGQLTEKIRRKPYSVILLDEIEKAHPDVYNLLLQVLDDGILTDGLGRKVDFRNTIIIMTSNIGARDLQDFGAGIGFGTKARNENMDELTKGTITNALKKTFSPEFLNRLDDVIVFNSLEKKDIHKIIDISLAKLLSRIQTLGYKVELTEAAKDYVADKGYDPKYGARPLNRAIQKYIEDPIAEEILKAEIAQGDVITADYTEGAEELVFAVSKSGEEMNLASDERPEEAPEPTDDEPKDNKKKGE from the coding sequence ATGGAAGCTAAATTCTCAAATCGAGTCAAGGAGGTCATCTCCCTGAGCCGGGAAGAGGCCATCCGGCTCGGGCACGACTATATCGGCACCGAACACCTGTTGCTGGGAATGATTCGCGAAGGGGAAGGCACGGCTATCGGACTGCTCAAGAAATTGGGCGTGTCGGTAGACGAGCTGAAATACGCCCTCGAGCAAGCCACCCGCAACACGGCCACTCAGGGCACGAGCATCACCGGCTCCATCCCGCTGACGAAGCAAACCGAGAAAGTCCTCAAGATCACCTACCTCGAAGCCAAAATCTTCAAGAGCGAGATTATCGGTACGGAGCATTTGCTGCTGTCGATTTTGCGCGATGAAGACAACATTTCGTCCCAAATTCTCAGCAAATTCAACGTGAACTACGAATCTGTCCGCGATTCGCTGGATTACCACGGTAACACGGCGAACAACCCCACCTCCGGCCCCGAAGCCGACGACGACGACAACGACCGCCTCTTTGGTGGCGGTGCAGGCCGCGGCGGTGCCGGGGCTGGCGCCACGCCCAAGAAAGGCACGGAGAAGTCGCGCACGCCGGTGCTTGATAACTTCGGCCGCGACCTGACCAAGCTGGCCGAAGACGACAAGCTCGACCCCATTGTGGGCCGCGAGAAGGAAATTGAGCGCGTAGCTCAGATCCTGAGCCGCCGCAAAAAGAACAACCCGATTCTGATCGGTGAGCCTGGCGTTGGTAAAACGGCAATTGCCGAAGGCCTCGCCCTGCGCATCATCCAGAAGAAGGTATCGCGCGTGCTGTTTGGTAAGCGCGTGGTAACGCTGGACCTGGCCTCGCTGGTAGCCGGCACCAAGTACCGCGGCCAGTTCGAAGAGCGCATGAAGGCCGTGATGAACGAGCTGGAAAAGTCGCCCGACGTGATTCTGTTCATCGACGAGCTGCACACGATTGTGGGCGCTGGCGGTGCCTCCGGCTCGTTGGATGCTTCCAACATGTTCAAGCCGGCTCTGGCCCGCGGCGAAATCCAATGCATTGGCGCGACTACGCTCGACGAGTACCGCCAGTACATTGAGAAGGATGGCGCGCTGGCCCGTCGTTTCCAGATGGTGATGGTCGATCCGACCACGCCTGAGGAAACCATCGAAATCTTGCACAACATCAAGGACAAATATCAGGACCACCACCACGTAGTGTACACCGACAAAGCCATTGAGGCCTGCGTGAAGCTGTCGGACCGTTACATGTCGGACCGGTTCCTGCCCGACAAGGCCATCGACATTCTCGACGAGGCCGGCGCCCGCGTGCACATCAACAACATTGTGGTGCCCGAGGATATTCTCAAGCTCGAAGAGCAGATTGAGAACATCAAAGGGGAGAAAAACCGCGTGGTGAAAAGCCAGAAGTACGAAGAGGCCGCCAAGCTGCGCGACACGGAGAAGAAGCTTATTGATCAGCTCGAATCAGCCAAAAAGGACTGGGAAGAGGAGACCAAGAAGAAGCGCTACACCGTGAAGGAGGAGAATGTGGCCGAGGTAATTGCCATGATGACCGGCATCCCCGTTTCACGCGTGGCGCAAAACGAAAGCTCTAAGCTCCTGAAAATGGGCGAAGAGCTGCAGGGCAAGGTTATCGGGCAGGACAAGGCCATCAAGCAGCTGGTGAAAGCCATTCAGCGCACCCGCGTTGGCTTGAAAGATCCTAAGAAGCCTATCGGCTCGTTCGTGTTCCTGGGCCCAACCGGCGTAGGTAAAACGGAGTTGGCCAAGGTGCTGGCTACCTACCTCTTCGACAAAGAAGATTCGCTGGTGCGGATCGACATGTCGGAGTACATGGAGAAATTCAGCGTATCGCGCCTGGTGGGTGCACCTCCCGGCTACGTAGGCTACGAAGAGGGCGGCCAGCTGACGGAGAAAATCCGCCGCAAGCCGTACTCGGTGATTCTGCTCGACGAAATCGAGAAGGCCCACCCTGACGTGTACAACTTGCTTCTGCAGGTGCTGGACGATGGTATCCTGACTGACGGCCTGGGCCGCAAAGTGGACTTCCGCAACACCATCATCATCATGACCTCGAACATCGGGGCGCGTGATCTGCAGGACTTCGGCGCTGGCATCGGCTTCGGTACCAAGGCCCGCAACGAGAACATGGACGAGCTGACGAAGGGCACTATCACCAACGCCCTAAAAAAGACTTTCTCGCCCGAGTTCCTCAACCGTTTGGATGATGTAATTGTCTTCAACTCCCTGGAGAAGAAAGACATCCACAAAATCATCGATATCAGCCTGGCTAAATTGCTGAGTCGTATCCAGACGCTGGGCTACAAAGTGGAATTGACGGAAGCCGCCAAGGATTACGTGGCCGATAAAGGCTACGATCCAAAGTATGGTGCCCGTCCGTTGAACCGCGCCATCCAGAAGTATATCGAAGACCCGATTGCGGAGGAAATCCTGAAGGCTGAAATTGCTCAGGGTGACGTCATAACGGCCGACTATACGGAAGGTGCCGAGGAACTTGTTTTTGCGGTAAGCAAGAGCGGTGAGGAAATGAATCTGGCCAGCGACGAGCGGCCTGAGGAAGCCCCCGAGCCCACCGACGACGAGCCCAAGGACAACAAGAAGAAAGGCGAGTAA
- a CDS encoding WbqC family protein: MPAVLSELPYHPPIAFFSQLLGADALWLEGHEHYRKQTYRNRCLILTAQGQQPLTVPVIDGNRSEKVAISALEIDYRQNWIHRHWRTLQTAYGGSPYFEYYADYLHDIYLQKPALLFDLNLQFLHLYLRCLRLRLPVHVTTSYHAPAATSSTLLPFPTDLLDCRDHLTPKAQVGQGPDRTSGRPYPQTFGKDFVPELSILDLLFMQGPAAGSFLA; encoded by the coding sequence ATGCCTGCCGTTTTATCCGAATTACCCTACCATCCACCAATCGCCTTTTTCAGCCAGCTGCTGGGGGCCGATGCCCTCTGGCTGGAAGGCCACGAACATTACCGCAAGCAAACCTACCGCAACCGTTGTCTGATCCTCACGGCGCAAGGCCAACAACCCCTCACCGTGCCTGTAATAGATGGTAACCGCAGCGAGAAAGTGGCCATTTCCGCCCTGGAAATCGACTATCGGCAGAACTGGATTCACCGGCACTGGCGCACCCTGCAAACCGCATACGGGGGCTCGCCGTACTTTGAATATTACGCCGACTACCTGCACGACATCTACTTGCAAAAGCCTGCGCTTTTGTTTGACCTGAACCTGCAGTTTCTGCACCTCTACCTTCGCTGTCTGCGCCTGCGGCTGCCCGTGCACGTCACTACTTCCTACCACGCTCCTGCCGCCACTTCTTCCACGCTTCTCCCCTTCCCGACTGACCTGCTCGACTGCCGCGACCACCTGACACCAAAGGCCCAAGTTGGCCAGGGACCTGACAGGACGTCGGGCCGGCCCTACCCCCAGACGTTTGGTAAAGATTTTGTACCAGAGCTCAGCATCTTAGACCTGCTCTTTATGCAGGGCCCGGCCGCCGGCAGTTTTCTCGCGTAG
- a CDS encoding lysophospholipid acyltransferase family protein, whose amino-acid sequence MPNSLPKPYPWYYRPLNWLLRGLAHLPLPVLYVLADGIYLLLAYVVRYRQQVVLVNLRNSFHDKSEAEIQRITKGFYRHFAEVMVETLKLAVMPAAELKKRVWFSNPEVMERHFAQGRTVLGLSSHSSNWEWVLTSGAVWLSAHADGVYKPLSNPFFESFMHQLRTRTGAGLIPMRDTLRDMLQRRGETRVVSLLSDQAAGPEDRPYWTEFMHQDSGFYTSADRLADRFHCPVVYVSIRRLRRGYYQIILTELYDGDAPLPANEFPITEAFVRQLEQDIHAFPTDYLWTHRRWKHKREAR is encoded by the coding sequence ATGCCTAACTCGTTGCCCAAGCCCTATCCCTGGTACTACCGCCCCCTAAACTGGTTGTTGCGCGGCCTCGCGCACCTGCCATTGCCCGTCCTCTACGTGCTGGCCGATGGCATCTATCTGCTGCTGGCCTACGTGGTGCGCTACCGGCAGCAAGTGGTGCTCGTTAACCTGCGAAATTCCTTTCATGATAAGTCTGAAGCAGAAATCCAGCGCATTACAAAGGGATTCTACCGGCACTTTGCGGAGGTGATGGTGGAAACGCTGAAATTGGCGGTGATGCCAGCCGCCGAGTTGAAGAAGCGGGTGTGGTTCAGTAACCCGGAGGTGATGGAGCGCCATTTCGCGCAGGGCCGTACGGTGTTGGGTCTGTCGTCGCACTCCAGCAACTGGGAATGGGTGCTGACGTCCGGAGCTGTGTGGTTGTCGGCGCACGCCGATGGCGTATATAAGCCGCTGAGCAATCCGTTCTTCGAAAGCTTTATGCACCAGCTACGCACCCGCACCGGCGCCGGCCTGATTCCGATGCGCGACACCCTGCGGGATATGCTGCAGCGCCGCGGCGAAACCCGGGTGGTAAGCCTGCTCTCCGACCAGGCCGCCGGCCCCGAAGACCGGCCCTACTGGACTGAATTCATGCACCAGGATTCCGGCTTCTACACCAGCGCCGACCGGCTGGCCGACCGCTTCCATTGCCCGGTGGTGTACGTGAGCATCCGCCGGCTGCGCCGCGGCTACTACCAGATCATCCTCACGGAGCTCTACGATGGTGATGCGCCGTTGCCCGCCAACGAATTTCCCATCACGGAGGCGTTTGTGCGCCAACTGGAGCAGGATATCCACGCCTTCCCCACCGACTACCTCTGGACGCACCGCCGCTGGAAACACAAGAGAGAAGCGAGATAA
- a CDS encoding L-threonylcarbamoyladenylate synthase has product MAATLLRIHPENPPQNRIQQVVDVLRRGGIIIYPTDTVYGIGCDIHNAKAVDKLCRIKGLNPEKAMLSFICADLSHISDYAHGITTPTYKVIKRALPGPFTFIFEASSKVPRQGGKQRKTVGIRVPDSQIIIQLVRELGNPIMSTSVREDENTLDEYVTDPDLIFEKYRALVDLVIDGGFGNNVPSTIIDCTNDDFDLVRQGAGDIEQYL; this is encoded by the coding sequence ATGGCCGCTACGCTGCTCCGCATTCACCCCGAAAATCCGCCCCAGAACCGTATCCAGCAGGTAGTAGATGTGCTACGCCGTGGGGGTATCATTATTTATCCGACGGACACGGTGTATGGCATTGGGTGCGATATTCACAATGCGAAGGCCGTTGACAAGCTCTGCCGCATCAAGGGCCTGAACCCCGAGAAGGCCATGCTCAGCTTTATCTGCGCCGATTTGTCGCACATCAGCGACTATGCCCACGGTATCACCACGCCCACCTATAAGGTGATTAAGCGCGCCCTGCCCGGGCCGTTCACGTTCATTTTTGAGGCCAGCTCCAAGGTGCCGCGCCAGGGCGGCAAGCAGCGTAAAACTGTCGGCATCCGCGTGCCCGACAGCCAGATCATCATTCAGCTTGTGCGGGAGCTTGGCAACCCCATCATGAGCACCTCGGTGCGGGAAGACGAAAACACGCTCGACGAGTACGTAACCGACCCCGACCTGATTTTCGAGAAATACCGCGCGCTGGTTGACTTGGTTATCGACGGAGGCTTCGGCAACAACGTGCCCAGCACCATCATCGACTGCACCAACGACGACTTCGACCTGGTACGCCAGGGCGCCGGCGACATTGAGCAGTATCTGTAA
- a CDS encoding T9SS type A sorting domain-containing protein — protein MQHSYSSRWQRLALLAALGLFGTSAQAQLATYSFTNAIGDEPTFPADAQPINASFSPMSRGAGITASAGGGAFSATGWSMAALDATDYFAFTVQPASGFQVRLDSLVLDERRSGTGVRDWSVRSSVDNFATDLITVNVPDDTNTRTNKKVALPASFAARTGAVEFRIYGYNSEAVAGSWRVDNVRTYGLVSATSGTTTPAIEFGAAAATVAENVGVVQIPVRLSAASAQAVTVQVVLATPAGTATSPADYTYTTQTLTFPANSTAAQNATLTIVDDAVAESSETVILKLQNALPAGSATVSADSYTVTITDNDTPTGPTVSTVAALTVNDANGVPTQATQVVSARGTVYGVNQRTAGYQFSLLDNTGGIGLFASAAIGTNVLAEGDSVLVTGTLGQFNGLSQITMTGITPLGRARRTYLPRAVVGALTENEESELIAIATPVTLMTPAQWTGAATAYNVDVMTAAGVMYLMRVPANSDFAGKPAPTTPFLLTGIGGQFDNTSPYDAGYQIVPRRYSDLAFVQSAAEPAFAKSLALYPNPATSQLTLRVAGARGAQVEIMNSLGQVVSRTTAANDLTPLNVASLPAGVYGVRLTTQDGSATRRFVKQ, from the coding sequence ATGCAACACTCCTACTCTTCGCGGTGGCAGCGGCTGGCCCTTCTGGCCGCGCTGGGCCTGTTTGGCACCAGTGCCCAGGCTCAGCTAGCCACTTACAGCTTCACCAACGCCATCGGCGACGAACCCACGTTCCCAGCTGATGCCCAGCCTATCAATGCTTCTTTCAGCCCGATGAGCCGTGGTGCTGGTATTACAGCATCTGCTGGTGGTGGTGCTTTCTCGGCTACCGGTTGGTCGATGGCCGCGCTGGATGCCACCGATTACTTCGCTTTCACGGTGCAGCCCGCCTCGGGCTTCCAGGTGCGCCTTGACAGCCTGGTGCTGGATGAGCGCCGTTCCGGCACCGGCGTCCGCGACTGGTCGGTGCGCTCCAGCGTCGATAACTTCGCCACTGATCTGATAACGGTAAACGTACCCGACGACACCAACACGCGCACCAACAAGAAGGTGGCGCTGCCTGCCAGCTTTGCGGCCCGCACCGGAGCCGTGGAGTTCCGGATTTACGGCTACAATTCCGAGGCAGTAGCCGGCTCGTGGCGCGTAGACAATGTTCGTACCTACGGGCTGGTTAGCGCCACCAGCGGCACTACCACGCCTGCTATTGAGTTCGGCGCAGCCGCAGCTACCGTAGCCGAGAACGTGGGTGTGGTGCAGATTCCGGTGCGCCTGAGCGCCGCCAGCGCGCAGGCCGTCACGGTGCAGGTGGTACTGGCCACTCCGGCCGGCACCGCCACCTCGCCCGCCGACTACACCTACACCACCCAGACCCTCACGTTCCCGGCCAACAGCACCGCCGCCCAGAACGCCACGCTCACCATCGTGGACGACGCCGTGGCGGAATCCAGCGAAACGGTGATTCTGAAGCTGCAGAACGCCCTGCCTGCCGGTTCGGCTACGGTATCGGCCGACAGCTATACCGTTACCATCACCGACAACGACACACCTACCGGCCCCACCGTTTCGACGGTTGCGGCCCTGACCGTAAACGACGCCAACGGTGTGCCTACCCAGGCCACGCAGGTGGTGTCGGCCCGCGGCACAGTGTATGGCGTAAACCAGCGTACGGCTGGCTACCAGTTCTCCCTCCTCGACAACACCGGCGGCATTGGCCTGTTTGCTTCGGCGGCCATCGGCACCAACGTGCTGGCGGAAGGTGACTCCGTGCTGGTTACCGGCACGCTGGGCCAGTTCAACGGCCTGAGCCAGATTACGATGACCGGCATTACGCCCCTGGGCCGTGCCCGCCGCACCTACCTCCCGCGCGCTGTAGTGGGGGCTCTCACTGAGAATGAAGAGTCGGAGCTGATTGCCATTGCGACGCCTGTTACCCTCATGACGCCCGCCCAGTGGACGGGTGCCGCCACGGCCTACAACGTGGACGTGATGACGGCCGCTGGTGTGATGTACCTGATGCGCGTTCCCGCTAACTCCGACTTCGCCGGTAAGCCTGCGCCTACCACGCCGTTCCTGCTCACCGGCATCGGCGGACAGTTCGACAACACCTCGCCTTACGATGCTGGCTACCAGATCGTGCCGCGCCGCTACTCGGATCTGGCTTTTGTGCAGTCCGCTGCTGAGCCAGCCTTCGCTAAGAGCCTCGCCCTGTACCCAAACCCCGCTACCAGCCAACTCACGCTCCGCGTTGCTGGTGCCCGCGGTGCGCAGGTGGAAATCATGAACTCGCTCGGCCAGGTAGTAAGCCGCACCACGGCGGCCAACGACCTGACGCCGCTGAACGTGGCTTCGCTGCCCGCTGGCGTGTACGGCGTGCGCCTCACCACCCAGGATGGCTCGGCTACCCGCCGTTTCGTAAAGCAATAA